The following are encoded together in the Deltaproteobacteria bacterium genome:
- the pyrE gene encoding orotate phosphoribosyltransferase — protein sequence MSAKLERLVELVHDLAFRVGKFRLASGAESDFYVDVRMVATHPEGAALIGDLLLERIRNLSPTPVAIGGLALGAVPVAMAVTARSEQAGQPIAAFIARKEAKEHGTGRRIEGHLRDGDPIVIVDDTVTTGGSTLQSVDVVMEACPNCRVVGVFAVVDREEGGRDRILARGLPFDALVTRSDLFRHHERVTKSE from the coding sequence ATGAGTGCCAAGCTGGAACGTCTGGTGGAACTCGTTCACGACCTCGCATTTCGTGTCGGAAAATTCCGGCTCGCGAGCGGGGCCGAGAGCGATTTTTACGTGGACGTTCGCATGGTGGCGACGCACCCCGAGGGAGCGGCCTTGATCGGCGACTTGCTGCTCGAACGCATCAGGAACCTTTCCCCGACTCCGGTCGCCATTGGCGGGCTGGCACTCGGCGCGGTACCCGTCGCCATGGCGGTCACGGCGCGCAGCGAACAGGCGGGGCAGCCAATCGCCGCGTTCATCGCGCGAAAAGAGGCCAAGGAGCACGGCACGGGGCGACGCATCGAGGGCCATCTACGCGACGGCGACCCGATTGTGATCGTGGATGACACGGTCACCACCGGCGGCAGCACGCTGCAATCCGTGGACGTCGTGATGGAGGCATGTCCGAACTGCCGGGTGGTCGGCGTTTTCGCGGTCGTCGATCGCGAGGAAGGCGGACGCGACCGCATCCTCGCGCGCGGCCTCCCCTTTGACGCGCTCGTCACGCGCTCCGACCTGTTCCGGCACCACGAGCGCGTGACGAAAAGCGAGTGA
- a CDS encoding SDR family oxidoreductase: protein MKSPIDGGTVLVTGASSGIGREVARQIAPRAKALILVARRQSLLDELAVELRAANPKLDLGVFAVDVTDRDELARMADEAESRFGGVDVLVNNAGVGDFGCFDLAAWEKMEFMLELNVRALLFLTHRFVRGMVARRRGAILNISSSYGLTFNPGFAGYIGTKYFVTGFSEALGLDLAGTGVTVTQSCPGPVESEFLDNVNNFTSLKPPGFVTISAARCARTAIRALDCRRAIVTRGWIVWALMRIAAWTPNVVMRIAYYPLGRMLRTAQTKAQAKRA from the coding sequence TCGCCCCGCGCGCCAAGGCGCTGATTCTCGTTGCGCGGCGGCAGAGTCTGCTGGACGAACTCGCGGTCGAGCTACGTGCCGCGAATCCGAAGCTCGACCTCGGCGTCTTCGCGGTGGATGTGACGGACCGCGACGAGCTGGCGCGCATGGCGGACGAGGCCGAGTCGCGTTTCGGCGGGGTGGACGTGCTCGTCAACAACGCCGGCGTGGGCGACTTCGGCTGCTTCGATCTCGCCGCGTGGGAGAAGATGGAGTTCATGCTCGAACTCAACGTGCGCGCGCTTCTGTTTCTCACGCACCGATTCGTGCGCGGCATGGTTGCGCGGCGGCGCGGTGCGATTCTAAACATTAGCTCGTCGTACGGTCTGACCTTCAACCCCGGCTTCGCGGGCTACATCGGGACCAAGTATTTCGTCACGGGGTTTTCCGAGGCGCTCGGCCTCGACCTCGCGGGGACCGGCGTCACCGTCACGCAGTCGTGCCCGGGGCCCGTGGAGTCGGAGTTTCTCGACAACGTCAACAACTTCACGAGCCTCAAGCCGCCGGGTTTCGTGACGATCTCGGCGGCGCGATGCGCGCGGACGGCGATTCGCGCGCTCGATTGCCGCCGCGCCATCGTCACGCGCGGGTGGATCGTCTGGGCGCTCATGCGCATCGCGGCGTGGACGCCGAACGTAGTGATGAGGATCGCTTACTACCCTCTCGGTCGGATGCTTCGCACGGCCCAGACGAAGGCTCAGGCCAAGCGCGCGTGA
- a CDS encoding class I SAM-dependent methyltransferase: MKINSFERLMVNNPIRNALMNATFRRFGEWSGTGRALDRVLEIGCGYGEGIRRIDANFSPREIVSFDLDERMVAAAARRTRDVRAKVDLSVGDSEHIGFPDEHFDAVFELTIFHHIPDWRAALGEVARVLRPGGIFYFEDLLREFHFDVPVIRFFQSFTDHPWDTIPPKQDFLDALAGVGLHLIQVREPWVRSWVVGAARKPD; the protein is encoded by the coding sequence ATGAAGATCAATTCCTTCGAACGCCTGATGGTGAACAACCCGATTCGCAACGCTCTGATGAACGCGACCTTTCGCCGATTCGGCGAGTGGTCCGGCACGGGCCGCGCGCTGGACCGCGTGCTTGAGATCGGGTGCGGTTACGGCGAGGGCATCCGCCGAATCGATGCGAACTTTTCGCCGCGCGAGATCGTCTCCTTCGATCTCGACGAGCGAATGGTGGCCGCCGCCGCGCGGCGCACGCGGGACGTGCGCGCGAAGGTGGATCTGAGCGTCGGCGATTCGGAGCACATCGGATTTCCGGACGAGCACTTCGACGCCGTCTTCGAACTGACGATCTTCCACCACATCCCCGACTGGCGCGCCGCTCTCGGCGAGGTCGCCCGCGTGTTGCGCCCCGGCGGGATCTTTTATTTCGAGGACCTGCTGCGCGAGTTTCACTTCGACGTGCCCGTGATCCGTTTCTTCCAGAGCTTCACCGATCATCCGTGGGACACGATTCCGCCAAAGCAGGATTTCCTCGATGCGCTCGCGGGTGTTGGGTTGCATCTCATCCAGGTGCGCGAACCGTGGGTGCGTAGTTGGGTCGTGGGCGCGGCGCGCAAGCCCGATTGA
- a CDS encoding rubredoxin: MTEPTSRFQLYVCVSCGYVYDPAVGDPAGGVPPGTPFEDLPANWRCPLCYVDKTYFDPYDEE; this comes from the coding sequence ATGACTGAACCGACGAGCCGTTTTCAGCTCTACGTCTGCGTGAGCTGCGGATACGTGTACGACCCGGCGGTCGGCGATCCCGCGGGGGGAGTCCCGCCGGGTACGCCCTTCGAGGACCTGCCCGCGAACTGGCGTTGTCCGCTGTGCTACGTGGATAAGACCTACTTCGACCCCTACGACGAAGAGTGA
- a CDS encoding bifunctional homocysteine S-methyltransferase/methylenetetrahydrofolate reductase, with product MGRPDLARWIAERVVIFDGAMGTELYQRHQFVNVCYEHLCVTQPSLVMEIHTANKNAGADVLTTNSFAANRYKLAAHLLADQAREICRASAAIAREVARDDVLVAGSVGPLGQPIGAGGIDEHDADAAFRVAIEGLVEGGADLIIFETFARRADVLPGIRAAAHIGVPYIVSAAVNPLGLTRSGESVESFFAPFPADLPPPVMIGFNCGVGPSEMLAGLEAFIPKAPYPVLVQPNAGAPQMVNDRMIYMTSPEYLATYAQHFVQLGARGVGGCCGTGPAHIRELAAGVKTIHGRHVQIVETLREGVRLVDPKPAGECSRFGSRLIAGEWVATVEIVPPLGWDLEKTLEKSAICRDAGVDAINIPDGPRASCRISPMITAIHIEQQVGIEVVLHVTCRDRNVIGVQSDLLGCAAGGLRNLLIITGDPPKVGDYPFATPVFDIDSIGLLRIASRLNRGVDVGGQPVVPPTPFLLGCGADPSHLDQEREVSRFAQKVENGAHYAITQPVFDPDVLLRFIDRVRGMGITIPIIAGIWPLASLRNAEFLNNEVPGVHVPDSIMKRMAGAVTKESARDEGIAISREIRERVRPYVAGIQVSAPFGNVHTSLRVIEP from the coding sequence ATGGGTAGGCCCGATCTCGCGCGCTGGATTGCCGAGCGCGTCGTCATCTTCGACGGCGCGATGGGCACCGAACTGTATCAGCGGCACCAGTTCGTCAACGTGTGCTACGAGCATCTGTGCGTGACGCAGCCCTCGCTGGTGATGGAAATCCACACAGCGAACAAGAACGCCGGCGCGGACGTGCTGACGACCAACAGCTTTGCCGCGAATCGCTACAAGCTCGCGGCGCACCTCCTGGCCGATCAGGCGCGCGAGATCTGCCGCGCTTCCGCCGCGATCGCGCGCGAGGTGGCGCGCGACGACGTGCTGGTCGCGGGCTCGGTCGGGCCGCTCGGTCAGCCGATCGGCGCGGGCGGCATCGACGAGCACGACGCCGACGCGGCGTTCCGGGTGGCGATCGAGGGTCTCGTCGAGGGCGGCGCCGATCTCATCATCTTCGAGACGTTCGCGCGGCGCGCCGATGTGCTGCCGGGCATCCGCGCGGCGGCGCATATCGGCGTGCCCTACATCGTGAGCGCGGCGGTGAATCCGCTGGGGCTCACACGCAGCGGCGAGTCGGTCGAATCCTTCTTCGCGCCTTTCCCGGCCGATCTGCCGCCGCCGGTGATGATCGGGTTCAACTGCGGAGTGGGACCGAGCGAGATGCTCGCGGGGCTCGAGGCATTCATCCCCAAAGCCCCCTACCCCGTGCTCGTGCAGCCGAACGCGGGCGCGCCGCAGATGGTCAACGACCGCATGATCTACATGACGAGCCCGGAGTACCTCGCGACCTACGCGCAGCACTTCGTGCAACTCGGCGCGCGGGGCGTGGGCGGGTGCTGCGGCACGGGTCCCGCGCACATCCGCGAACTCGCGGCCGGCGTGAAGACGATCCATGGCCGCCACGTGCAGATCGTCGAGACGCTGCGCGAGGGCGTTCGCCTCGTCGATCCCAAACCGGCGGGTGAGTGCTCGCGGTTCGGATCGCGGCTCATCGCGGGCGAGTGGGTCGCGACAGTCGAAATCGTGCCGCCGCTGGGGTGGGATCTGGAGAAGACGCTGGAGAAATCGGCGATTTGCCGCGACGCCGGCGTGGACGCGATCAACATCCCCGACGGTCCGCGTGCGAGCTGCCGCATCAGCCCGATGATCACCGCGATCCACATCGAGCAGCAGGTCGGCATCGAGGTCGTGCTCCACGTCACCTGCCGCGACCGCAACGTCATCGGCGTACAGTCCGACTTGCTCGGCTGCGCGGCGGGCGGGCTGCGAAACCTGCTCATCATCACCGGTGACCCACCCAAGGTCGGCGACTACCCCTTCGCCACGCCCGTTTTCGACATCGACTCCATCGGTCTGCTGCGTATCGCGTCGCGCCTCAATCGCGGCGTCGACGTCGGCGGTCAGCCGGTCGTGCCCCCCACGCCGTTCCTGCTCGGCTGCGGAGCGGACCCCTCGCACCTCGATCAGGAGCGCGAGGTCTCACGATTCGCGCAGAAGGTCGAAAACGGCGCGCACTACGCGATCACGCAACCGGTCTTCGATCCCGACGTGCTGCTGCGTTTCATCGACCGCGTGCGCGGGATGGGCATCACGATCCCGATTATCGCGGGGATCTGGCCGCTGGCGTCGCTGCGCAACGCGGAATTTCTCAACAACGAGGTCCCGGGCGTTCACGTCCCCGACAGCATCATGAAGCGCATGGCCGGTGCAGTGACCAAGGAATCGGCGCGAGACGAGGGCATCGCAATCTCGCGCGAAATCCGCGAGCGCGTGCGCCCCTACGTGGCGGGCATTCAGGTGAGCGCGCCGTTCGGAAACGTCCACACGTCCCTGCGGGTGATCGAGCCATGA